The following proteins are co-located in the Desulfovibrio intestinalis genome:
- the pyrF gene encoding orotidine-5'-phosphate decarboxylase: MTKALSNPQLIVALDVPHKTEALALARTLAGTAPWCKVGMEMFTHAGPALLEELVALGYKVFLDLKFYDIPHTVAQAVKAASGIGVDMITLHCQGGERMCHAAREAVAGLPGKKPLLFGVTVLTSFAQGEMPGIQESTADFALTLAKGAQMWGLDGVVCSGHEASGIKASCPALMCLCPGIRPSGSAADDQRRTMTPAMAVAAGADYLVVGRPIIAAHDPRVAAEQILADMTSAA; the protein is encoded by the coding sequence ATGACAAAAGCGCTTTCCAATCCACAGCTGATAGTTGCTCTGGACGTACCGCACAAAACGGAAGCTCTGGCCCTTGCCCGCACACTGGCAGGCACCGCTCCCTGGTGCAAGGTGGGCATGGAAATGTTCACCCATGCCGGGCCAGCCTTGCTTGAGGAGCTGGTTGCACTGGGCTACAAAGTATTTCTTGATCTCAAGTTTTACGACATCCCCCATACGGTAGCTCAGGCTGTTAAGGCGGCCTCGGGCATAGGCGTGGACATGATAACCCTGCACTGTCAGGGCGGCGAGCGTATGTGCCACGCTGCCCGAGAGGCTGTGGCTGGCCTGCCCGGCAAAAAGCCCCTGCTCTTCGGCGTTACAGTGCTCACAAGCTTTGCCCAGGGTGAAATGCCGGGCATACAGGAAAGCACTGCCGACTTTGCGCTTACCCTGGCCAAAGGTGCGCAGATGTGGGGCCTGGACGGCGTGGTCTGTTCCGGGCATGAGGCCTCAGGCATCAAGGCATCTTGCCCTGCCCTCATGTGCCTGTGCCCCGGCATACGCCCATCCGGCTCTGCAGCAGATGACCAGCGCCGTACAATGACCCCGGCTATGGCTGTGGCTGCCGGAGCAGACTATCTTGTGGTGGGCAGACCCATCATCGCCGCACACGACCCACGCGTTGCGGCTGAGCAAATTTTGGCAGACATGACTTCTGCTGCATAG
- the gmk gene encoding guanylate kinase — MPRKGIALVISAPSGAGKTTLVQRLLREFPQFGYSISCTTRQPRQGEVDGKDYVFLSREEFEQRRAQGYFAEWAEVHGNLYGTPLAPVKDSLQRGQDVLFDIDVQGAAQLKLSLAEAVFIFILPPSMTELERRLRSRALDDEATIERRMANARQEMLESRWYDALVINDDLDTAYDALRSVFVAASLAPFRSPDLPEALLDS; from the coding sequence ATGCCCCGAAAAGGCATTGCTCTGGTTATAAGCGCCCCCTCCGGGGCCGGAAAGACTACATTGGTCCAACGCCTTCTGCGAGAATTTCCCCAGTTTGGCTATTCGATTTCCTGCACCACTCGCCAGCCCAGACAAGGTGAGGTAGACGGCAAGGATTATGTATTTCTCAGCCGCGAGGAATTTGAGCAGCGGCGCGCCCAAGGGTATTTTGCAGAATGGGCAGAGGTGCACGGCAATCTTTACGGCACCCCGTTGGCTCCTGTGAAAGACAGCTTGCAGCGTGGACAGGATGTGCTTTTTGACATTGACGTACAAGGCGCGGCCCAGTTGAAGCTTTCGCTGGCTGAGGCCGTCTTTATTTTCATCCTTCCGCCCAGTATGACCGAGCTGGAACGCCGCCTGCGTAGCCGTGCTCTGGACGATGAAGCTACCATCGAGCGCCGTATGGCCAATGCCCGGCAAGAGATGCTTGAATCCCGCTGGTACGATGCATTGGTGATTAACGACGACCTAGACACGGCGTACGACGCTCTGCGCTCAGTCTTTGTGGCGGCAAGCCTTGCGCCATTCCGCAGCCCAGACCTGCCGGAAGCTCTGCTGGACAGCTGA
- a CDS encoding DUF370 domain-containing protein, with amino-acid sequence MSRERLINIGFGNYVLAGRVVGIVSPSSSPMKRLREDARSQGRLIDATQGRKTRSILVTDSNHVILSSIQPETISQRFAQEEGI; translated from the coding sequence ATGTCTCGTGAACGCCTGATTAATATTGGTTTTGGCAATTATGTTCTGGCGGGCCGGGTTGTTGGTATTGTCAGCCCATCATCGTCACCCATGAAGCGCCTGCGTGAAGACGCACGGTCTCAAGGGCGGCTTATTGATGCGACACAGGGGCGCAAAACGCGCTCAATACTGGTAACGGACTCAAATCACGTTATTCTTTCGTCCATCCAGCCTGAAACTATCAGTCAACGTTTTGCGCAAGAGGAAGGAATCTGA
- a CDS encoding YicC/YloC family endoribonuclease, whose product MLRSMTGFGRCLVENTHIIQQWEVKSVNSRHLDLKWRLPLAVRSLEPRLEKVVRRFAARGRVDISLILQYAPGDTPAMRFDSSQADAMLDSLYALAQARGEDFTPDYNALLQISSLWGDNGEEMDEELTTSLEEGLALALEDWNDARATEGRALGTDMHSRILRMEEWTGLIAERAPAIKEERANIMRERIGEALAQNGQELEEGRFLQEIVVLADRLDVSEELTRLTTHLERLHDLLQSGGDAGRRLDFTLQECFREINTCGNKLPDVQLSRLVVDFKNELEKCREQVQNLE is encoded by the coding sequence ATGCTCCGCAGCATGACCGGCTTTGGCCGCTGCCTTGTTGAAAATACCCATATAATCCAGCAATGGGAGGTCAAAAGCGTCAACAGCCGCCATCTTGACCTCAAGTGGCGCCTGCCTTTGGCCGTGCGCAGCCTTGAACCCCGTCTGGAAAAAGTCGTTCGCCGTTTTGCTGCGCGGGGGCGGGTTGATATCAGCCTTATCCTGCAATATGCCCCCGGCGACACGCCCGCCATGCGGTTTGATTCCAGCCAGGCAGACGCCATGCTCGACAGCCTGTACGCCCTTGCCCAGGCCCGAGGCGAAGATTTCACGCCAGACTACAACGCGCTCTTGCAAATATCTTCGTTGTGGGGCGACAATGGCGAAGAAATGGATGAAGAGCTGACCACCAGCCTTGAAGAAGGTCTGGCGCTGGCACTGGAAGACTGGAATGATGCCCGCGCGACTGAAGGCCGCGCTCTTGGCACCGACATGCACTCACGCATTTTGCGCATGGAAGAATGGACGGGGCTTATTGCAGAACGCGCCCCGGCCATCAAGGAAGAACGCGCTAACATCATGCGCGAACGCATTGGCGAGGCTCTGGCCCAGAACGGCCAGGAACTGGAAGAAGGCCGTTTTTTGCAGGAAATAGTCGTTCTTGCCGACCGCCTGGATGTGAGCGAAGAGCTGACGCGCCTGACCACGCACCTTGAGCGCCTGCACGACCTTTTGCAGTCTGGTGGCGACGCGGGGCGACGTCTGGACTTCACCCTTCAGGAATGCTTTAGAGAAATAAACACCTGCGGCAACAAGTTGCCGGATGTGCAGCTTTCGCGCCTGGTGGTAGATTTTAAAAATGAACTGGAAAAATGCCGCGAGCAGGTCCAGAATCTGGAATAA
- a CDS encoding FmdB family zinc ribbon protein, translating to MPMFDFVCTGCGNTFEDLVFGDETPACPKCGAGTKRQMSVPSPLKTGAFPFKPGPVRPMSKTKPPCAAGGCPSSGGCPSSGGAGGLS from the coding sequence ATGCCCATGTTCGACTTTGTCTGCACTGGTTGCGGTAATACATTTGAAGATCTGGTCTTCGGAGACGAAACCCCGGCCTGCCCCAAGTGCGGCGCTGGAACCAAGCGGCAGATGAGCGTGCCGAGCCCGCTCAAAACAGGCGCTTTTCCCTTCAAGCCTGGGCCAGTGCGCCCCATGAGCAAAACCAAGCCTCCTTGCGCTGCAGGCGGCTGCCCTTCATCTGGCGGCTGCCCTTCGTCTGGCGGAGCGGGCGGCCTGTCCTAG
- a CDS encoding DJ-1/PfpI family protein, whose translation MKKILVLAGDYVEDYEVMVPFQMLLMLGYAVDAVCPGKKPGDVVRTAIHDFEGDQTYSEKRGHNFSINCDFDKVNTADYVGLVIPGGRAPEYLRLNPRILEIVREFDAAQKPIAAVCHGPQILVSAGVLKNRTCTAYPAVKPDVVDAGAKWGEFNETLTNAVVDGHIVTAPAWPAHPAWIAAFAKLLGAKISI comes from the coding sequence ATGAAAAAAATTCTGGTATTGGCCGGTGACTACGTTGAAGATTACGAAGTGATGGTACCTTTTCAGATGCTTCTTATGCTGGGCTACGCAGTGGATGCCGTGTGCCCGGGTAAAAAACCTGGCGACGTAGTACGCACCGCCATACATGATTTTGAAGGCGACCAGACATACTCCGAAAAGCGCGGCCATAATTTTTCCATTAACTGCGACTTTGACAAGGTGAACACCGCCGACTATGTGGGGCTGGTCATTCCCGGCGGCCGGGCTCCAGAATATTTGCGGCTGAATCCGCGCATTCTTGAAATCGTGCGCGAGTTTGATGCGGCCCAAAAGCCTATTGCCGCAGTTTGCCACGGCCCGCAAATACTGGTGTCAGCTGGCGTGTTGAAAAACCGCACCTGCACGGCCTATCCTGCTGTGAAGCCCGACGTGGTGGACGCTGGGGCCAAGTGGGGAGAGTTTAACGAAACCCTCACCAACGCAGTGGTGGACGGCCATATTGTCACTGCCCCGGCATGGCCGGCCCATCCCGCCTGGATTGCGGCTTTTGCCAAGTTGCTTGGCGCAAAAATAAGCATTTAA